Proteins encoded within one genomic window of Triticum aestivum cultivar Chinese Spring chromosome 2D, IWGSC CS RefSeq v2.1, whole genome shotgun sequence:
- the LOC543463 gene encoding 14-3-3-like protein GF14-B: MTAPAELSREENVYMAKLAEQAERYEEMVEFMEKVAKTVDSEELTVEERNLLSVAYKNVIGARRASWRIISSIEQKEESRGNEDRVTLIKEYRGKIETELSKICDGILKLLETHLVPSSTAPESKVFYLKMKGDYYRYLAEFKSGPERKDAAENTMVAYKAAQDIALAELAPTHPIRLGLALNFSVFYYEILNSPDRACNLAKQAFDEAISELDTLSEESYKDSTLIMQLLRDNLTLWTSDITEDTAEEEIREAPKNDSSEGQ; the protein is encoded by the exons ATGACGGCACCAGCAGAGCTTTCCCGTGAGGAGAATGTGTACATGGCTAAGCTCGCCGAGCAGGCTGAGAGGTACGAGGAGATGGTTGAGTTCATGGAGAAGGTGGCCAAGACTGTCGACTCCGAGGAGCTCACTGTGGAGGAGCGCAACCTCCTCTCTGTTGCATACAAGAATGTGATTGGAGCCCGCCGTGCCTCATGGCGCATCATCTCCTCCATTGAGCAGAAGGAGGAGAGCCGTGGCAATGAGGACCGGGTCACGCTCATCAAGGAATACCGTGGCAAGATCGAAACTGAGCTTAGCAAGATCTGTGATGGCATCCTCAAGCTGCTCGAAACCCACCTTGTCCCGTCCTCCACTGCCCCTGAGTCCAAGGTCTTCTATCTTAAGATGAAGGGTGACTACTACAG GTATCTTGCGGAATTCAAGAGTGGGCCTGAGAGGAAGGATGCTGCTGAGAATACCATGGTGGCATACAAGGCTGCTCAG GATATTGCTTTGGCTGAGCTGGCTCCAACTCATCCGATTAGGCTTGGGCTGGCACTAAACTTCTCGGTGTTCTATTATGAGATCCTCAACTCGCCTGATCGTGCTTGCAATCTCGCAAAGCAG GCATTCGATGAGGCCATTTCGGAGCTGGACACCCTGAGCGAAGAATCTTACAAGGACAGCACCTTGATCATGCAACTCCTTCGTGATAACTTGACCCTCTGGACTTCTGACATCACG GAGGACACCGCTGAGGAGGAGATCAGGGAGGCTCCAAAGAACGACTCAAGCGAGGGGCAGTAA
- the LOC123053554 gene encoding non-specific lipid transfer protein GPI-anchored 11 — protein sequence MAPMAASATAFCVALLLVSLPRAHPAPEPQTTGSSSSSCTTELLRLLPCLSFLDGGAAAPPDTCCANLGSMVHDQPLCLCQALSQSGSGRSPVAVNMSRAVLLPSVCRLDLPAAASACSGLLPAGQEPSPPVSTPGMSVNSTVPSTPTPTTPMPPLTTAAPTTTSQNPGYSSGSKLIADAISAALGFMALATVLGF from the exons ATGGCACCGATGGCGGCTTCGGCTACTGCATTCTGCgtcgcgctgctgctggtttcccTGCCCCGTGCCCATCCGGCGCCTGAACCACAGACGACGGGGTCGTCGTCGTCCAGCTGCACCACCGAGCTCCTACGCCTCCTCCCCTGCCTCTCGTTCctcgacggcggcgccgccgcgccgcccgacaCGTGCTGCGCCAACCTGGGGAGCATGGTGCACGACCAGCCGCTGTGCCTCTGCCAGGCGCTCAGCCAGTCCGGCTCCGGCAGGTCCCCAGTCGCCGTGAATATGTCCCGCGCCGTGCTGCTGCCTTCCGTCTGCCGGCTCGatctccccgccgccgccagcgcctgcTCAG GGCTCCTTCCAGCGGGACAAGAACCATCACCGCCGGTGAGCACGCCAGGCATGAGTGTGAACTCCACTGTTCcatcgacgccgacgccgacgacgCCGATGCCACCGCTGACAACAGCCGCACCGACGACCACCAGCCAGAATCCGGGATACAGCAGCGGGTCCAAGCTCATAGCTGATGCCATTTCTGCCGCACTTGGTTTCATGGCGCTGGCAACAGTTTTAGGCTTCTAG
- the LOC123053553 gene encoding uncharacterized protein — protein sequence MATYTRTQTIVRHRDAPLQKRLSPPRPIPHRTDRPAAMAAPPLPPLLCSAASSYRATLLAPHALPYRAAARPMVSPCTAPSLRRAGARAPPPCAAKRGGAGGEASSTDGEGTRALLQAALWGAEAAYIFWLFLLPYAPGDPLWAISQATITDLVGLSLNFFFILPLINSAGVHLLESPVMHPVSEGLFNFVIAWTLLFAPLLFTDARRDRYEGSLDILWGCQMFLTNTFLIPYMAIRLNDVDKNQPPPQTSKLSSLMVRGASGVGITGGLVCILSIVWAFFGRADADFGGVLDRWQYAQDYVLTERLAYAFLWDILLYSIFQPWLIGDNLQNVKPKAREFVNVARFIPVVGIVAYLLCLEEKKD from the exons ATGGCCACGTATACACGAACTCAGACAATCGTGCGCCACCGCGACGCGCCCCTCCAAAAGCGCTTATCCCCGCCGCGCCCGATCCCTCACCGCACCGACCGGCCCGCGGCCATGGCGGCGCCACCCCTACCTCCACTCCTctgcagtgccgcctcctcctaCCGCGCCACGCTCCTCGCCCCTCATGCTCTCCCCTATCGCGCGGCGGCGCGGCCGATGGTCTCGCCTTGCACCGCCCCCTCGCTGCGGCGAGCAGGGGCCCGGGCCCCTCCGCCGTGCGCGGCCAagcgcggcggcgccggaggcgaGGCGTCTTCGACTGACGGGGAGGGGACACGCGCGCTGCTTCAGGCGGCGCTATGGGGCGCCGAGGCCGCCTACATATTCTGGCTCTTCCTCCTCCCGTACGCTCCG GGCGACCCGTTGTGGGCTATCTCGCAAGCCACGATCACTGACCTGGTCGGCCTGTCGCTCAACTTCTTCTTCATCCTGCCCCTGATCAACTCCG CTGGAGTGCACCTGCTCGAATCCCCTGTGATGCACCCA GTGTCAGAAGGATTGTTCAATTTTGTGATTGCCTGGACACTGCTGTTTGCACCGCTCCTCTTCACAGATGCTAGGAGGGACCGGTACGAGGGATCGCTCGACATCTTGTGGGGCTGTCAGATGTTCCTCACAAAta CTTTCTTGATTCCTTACATGGCAATCCGGCTCAACGATGTCGACAAGAACCAGCCTCCACCGCAGACATCAAAACTGAGTTCACTCATGGTGAGAGGTGCATCAGGTGTAGGCATAACTGGTGGCCTGGTCTGCATTTTATCCATTGTTTGGGCTTTCTTCGGCCGTGCAGATGCTGATTTTGGAGGCGTCTTGGACCGGTGGCAATATGCGCAGGATTATGTCTTGACCGAGCGGCTTGCTTATGCATTTCTGTGGGACATATTGCTATACTCGATATTCCAGCCATGGTTGATTGGAGACAATCTTCAGAACGTGAAACCAAAAGCTAGAGAGTTTGTGAATGTAGCAAGGTTTATCCCAGTTGTTGGCATTGTTGCCTACCTCTTGTGCTTAGAAGAGAAAAAGGATTAG
- the LOC123049471 gene encoding lysine histidine transporter-like 6 translates to MGSPSVVLPKVVDGEKEGTARRAKWWYVTFHNVTAMVGAGVLSLPYAMAHLGWGPGIVALLVSWCITLYTLRLLIELHECVPGVRFDRYRDLGVHALGPRLGLWVVVPQQLIVQLGCDVVYMVTGGNCLQKFAESVCPGCTRLHQSYWICIFGSSQFLLSQLRDLNSITAISLAAAVMSLSYSTISWAACLAKGPVAGVSYAYKAGTAADSVFRVCSALGQVAFAFAGHGVVLEIQATIPSTPTKPSKVPMWKGTVAAYMVTAACYFPVAFIGYWTFGQDVSDNVLVALERPPWLVAAANMMVVIHVVGSYQVYAMPIFESMETFLTTRFRVPPGLLLRLVARSTYVAFTLFVAVTFPFFGDLLGFFGGFGFTPTSFFLPCILWLKIKKPRRFSAPWFANWGCIVVGVLLMLVSTMGGLRSIIQDASTFQFYS, encoded by the exons ATGGGCTCGCCTTCAGTCGTTCTTCCTAAG GTGGTCGACGGTGAGAAGGAGGGCACGGCCCGCCGCGCCAAATGGTGGTACGTGACGTTCCACAATGTCACCGCGATGGTCGGCGCCGGCGTGCTCAGCCTGCCCTACGCCATGGCTCACCTGGGATG GGGGCCAGGGATAGTGGCGCTGCTGGTGTCGTGGTGCATCACGCTGTACACGCTGCGGCTGCTGATCGAGCTACACGAGTGCGTGCCCGGCGTGCGGTTCGACCGGTACCGTGACCTGGGCGTGCACGCGCTGGGCCCGCGGCTGGGCCTGTGGGTGGTGGTGCCGCAGCAGCTCATCGTGCAGCTCGGCTGCGACGTCGTCTACATGGTCACCGGCGGCAACTGCCTGCAGAAGTTCGCCGAGTCGGTGTGCCCGGGCTGCACGCGCCTGCACCAGTCCTACTGGATCTGCATCTTCGGCTCCTCCCAGTTCCTGCTCTCCCAGCTTCGTGACCTCAACTCTATCACCGCcatctccctcgccgccgccgtcatgTCCCTCAGCTACTCCACCATATCGTGGGCGGCGTGCCTGGCCAAGGGCCCCGTCGCCGGGGTGAGCTACGCGTACAAGGCCGGCACGGCGGCGGACTCGGTGTTCCGGGTGTGCAGCGCGCTGGGGCAGGTGGCGTTCGCGTTCGCCGGGCACGGCGTGGTCCTGGAGATCCAGGCCACCATCCCGTCCACGCCCACCAAGCCGTCCAAGGTGCCCATGTGGAAGGGCACCGTCGCCGCCTACATGGTCACCGCCGCCTGCTACTTCCCCGTGGCCTTCATCGGGTACTGGACGTTCGGCCAGGACGTGAGCGACAACGTGCTCGTGGCGCTGGAGCGCCCACCCTggctcgtcgccgccgccaacaTGATGGTGGTCATCCATGTCGTCGGGAGCTATCAG GTATACGCCATGCCAATATTCGAAAGCATGGAAACGTTTCTGACCACGAGGTTCAGGGTTCCTCCGGGGTTGCTGCTCCGTCTGGTGGCTCGATCAACCTACGTCG CGTTCACGCTGTTCGTCGCCGTGACGTTCCCGTTCTTCGGCGACCTCCTTGGCTTCTTCGGGGGTTTCGGATTCACGCCCACCTCCTTCTTC CTCCCCTGCATCCTGTGGCTGAAGATCAAGAAGCCTCGGAGGTTCAGCGCGCCGTGGTTCGCCAACTGG GGGTGCATCGTCGTTGGGGTGTTGCTGATGCTGGTTTCCACCATGGGCGGGTTAAGGAGCATCATCCAGGACGCCTCCACGTTCCAGTTCTACTCTTGA